In one Nicotiana tomentosiformis chromosome 6, ASM39032v3, whole genome shotgun sequence genomic region, the following are encoded:
- the LOC104087893 gene encoding protein CHUP1, chloroplastic-like, with amino-acid sequence MMRDKRDLRPVILKFGVALALSLGGILFAFFRTKRIKPSNSSPSPNSGGQKGKLKNDDQKTPASCNSVFDVPERDEDFSLPKRIIESSISGPSTSGRSDGDRDGFLLPEFNELVEEFSLFSKANFSPKKDVETPQHDGDSPREHKIVADDHEQEIKNLKNIVKTLKERERTLEIQLLEYYGLKEQESAVMELQNRLKINNMEAKLLGLKAESLKAEKTRLEAQVADYAKVVSELEAAKLKIKQLKKKLRLEADQNKEQILSLKERVLKLRDEKNPVEAESDVQLKPEKLKDLESEADELRKFNHSLRVENSTLAERLESVQFLATSVPGDNETKALEEEKLQLRKQNEDLIKELEQLQADRCNDAEELVYLRWVNACLRYELRNYQPIPGKTTARDLSKTLSPKSEKKAKQLILEYANKEGQGDKGIHVSDIDSDWLSSQASYLSDSGEFDDTSVDNSSAHKTDAPNKSKVFGKLMRLVRGKDHHHGQSSPEMVHSTERRPSYSSGYNSDTAAIDAGAVRLRSRSRISSQGSSKQFMDFNPVSQGSRNVKGERNNYLTGMRRYSDSLDYISKHLADSPQQERNNHDPENVQKSELLKYAEVLQGSRSKTSFRKRSASVSFF; translated from the exons ATGATGAGAGACAAGAGGGACTTAAGGCCTGTAATCTTGAAATTTGGGGTTGCTCTAGCTCTCTCGCTTGGTGGAATTCTCTTTGCCTTTTTCAGAACCAAAAGAATCAAGCCCTCCAATTCTTCTCCGTCTCCCAATTCAG GTGGTCAAAAAGgtaagctcaaaaatgatgaTCAGAAGACTCCTGCCTCGTGCAATTCAGTTTTTGATGTGCCAGAGAGAGAT GAGGATTTCTCCTTACCAAAACGCATTATCGAGAGTTCTATAAGTGGTCCATCTACAAGTGGTAGGTCTGATGGAGATAGAGATGGGTTTCTTCTGCCAGAGTTCAATGAACTTGTAGAGGAATTCAGTTTATTTTCAAAGGCTAATTTTTCTCCAAAGAAGGATGTTGAAACACCACAGCACGACGGAGATTCACCCAGAGAACATAAAATTGTTGCGGATGACCATGAGCAAGAGATTAAGAACCTTAAGAATATTGTTAAAACTCTTAAAGAAAGGGAGAGGACTCTTGAGATCCAACTACTTGAGTATTATGGCCTTAAGGAGCAAGAATCTGCTGTAATGGAGCTTCAAAATCGGCTTAAAATAAACAATATGGAGGCTAAGCTTTTGGGTCTTAAAGCCGAGTCCTTGAAGGCAGAGAAGACGAGGTTAGAGGCTCAAGTGGCTGATTATGCAAAGGTTGTGTCAGAACTTGAAGCTGCGAAATTGAAGATAAAGCAGCTGAAAAAGAAACTCAGGTTGGAAGCTGATCAAAATAAGGAACAGATTTTATCCCTTAAAGAAAGAGTTTTGAAGTTGCGCGATGAAAAGAATCCTGTTGAAGCGGAATCAGATGTTCAGTTAAAGCCGGAAAAACTGAAGGACTTGGAGAGCGAGGCTGATGAGTTGAGGAAATTTAACCACAGCTTAAGAGTAGAAAACTCGACGCTGGCTGAGAGACTGGAATCCGTTCAGTTCCTTGCCACTTCTGTTCCGGGAGATAATGAA ACAAAAGCATTGGAAGAAGAAAAGCTACAACTGAGAAAGCAAAATGAAGATTTGATAAAGGAACTTGAGCAGCTTCAAGCAGACCGCTGCAATGATGCCGAGGAACTAGTCTATCTTCGATGGGTGAATGCTTGCTTGCGGTATGAGCTGAGGAACTATCAGCCCATCCCTGGCAAAACAACTGCAAGGGACCTCAGTAAAACATTAAGCCCCAAATCTGAGAAGAAAGCCAAGCAACTAATTCTTGAATATGCAAATAAAGAAGGCCAAGGGGATAAGGGGATCCACGTTTCAGATATTGATTCTGATTGGTTATCCTCTCAAGCATCCTATCTTTCGGACTCTGGTGAGTTTGATGATACTTCTGTTGATAATTCTTCAGCCCATAAGACCGATGCTCCAAACAAAAGCAAAGTCTTTGGTAAGCTTATGAGATTAGTACGGGGAAAGGACCATCATCACGGTCAGAGTTCTCCGGAAATGGTTCACAGTACAGAAAGACGCCCTAGTTATTCTTCGGGATACAACTCAGATACGGCTGCTATAGATGCTGGAGCTGTTAGGCTCCGCAGCAGATCAAGAATCTCATCTCAGGGTTCATCCAAACAGTTTATGGATTTCAATCCAGTATCTCAAGGTTCAAGGAACGTTAAGGGAGAGCGCAACAACTATTTGACAGGTATGAGGAGATATAGTGATTCATTGGATTATATCTCAAAACATCTTGCTGATTCACCTCAACAAGAAAGAAATAACCATGACCCGGAAAATGTCCAGAAATCTGAGTTGTTGAAATATGCAGAAGTTTTGCAAGGGTCTCGTTCTAAAACATCATTTCGTAAGAGATCAGCATCAGTTAGTTTCTTCTAA